In Bartonella machadoae, a single genomic region encodes these proteins:
- a CDS encoding XRE family transcriptional regulator — translation MLDKITDQSSRLMKARLIRGFRSAKAAAEYFGWNYSSYIQHEQGLRGISRASKKYATAFRVSEGWLLTGEGDGPSVPAPDFAQTIDAKIIDLLQTTSHPDKEAILHLLNRLNSEEKK, via the coding sequence ATGCTTGATAAAATAACAGATCAATCATCTAGATTAATGAAAGCACGTTTAATACGTGGTTTTAGGAGTGCAAAAGCAGCAGCCGAGTATTTTGGATGGAACTATTCTAGTTATATACAGCATGAACAAGGACTCCGTGGTATATCACGCGCATCTAAAAAATATGCAACAGCATTTAGAGTTAGTGAAGGATGGTTATTAACTGGAGAAGGAGATGGCCCCTCCGTTCCAGCTCCTGATTTTGCACAAACTATTGATGCAAAAATCATTGATCTGCTACAAACAACAAGTCATCCAGATAAAGAAGCAATTCTTCACCTTTTAAACCGCTTAAATTCTGAAGAAAAAAAATAA
- a CDS encoding helix-turn-helix domain-containing protein produces the protein MNKIDAKKIRKHLNLTLDEMAALLSVSKSTVWRWEKYGVPSRGTVAYLLESLWNKQPPPMTEFVKSSSANGTREHGDALQS, from the coding sequence ATGAATAAGATAGATGCAAAAAAAATAAGAAAACACCTTAATCTTACGTTGGATGAAATGGCAGCGTTATTGAGTGTTAGTAAATCAACAGTATGGCGTTGGGAGAAGTATGGTGTTCCTTCAAGAGGAACGGTTGCTTACCTTTTGGAATCTTTATGGAATAAACAACCCCCCCCAATGACTGAATTTGTAAAAAGTTCCAGTGCTAATGGCACTCGTGAACATGGCGACGCTTTGCAGTCTTAA
- a CDS encoding dATP/dGTP diphosphohydrolase domain-containing protein → MYNDAASNLVLQSTNEAHKADDGKARLDLIPPSTLIEIGKVLEFGAKKYGANNWRNGMDWSRFYGAALRHLFAWFGGETKDGESDLSHLAHAVCCLVFLMECEAKQIGHDDRLKSEVRNSKDKAIKAPSHKKKK, encoded by the coding sequence ATTTATAATGATGCAGCAAGTAATCTTGTTTTACAGAGCACAAACGAAGCGCATAAGGCAGATGATGGCAAGGCACGTTTAGACCTTATCCCCCCGTCAACACTGATTGAAATCGGTAAAGTTTTAGAATTCGGAGCAAAGAAATACGGAGCAAACAATTGGCGTAATGGCATGGATTGGAGCCGGTTTTACGGCGCTGCTTTGCGTCATTTATTCGCATGGTTTGGTGGAGAAACGAAGGATGGCGAGAGTGATTTATCACACTTGGCACATGCGGTGTGTTGTCTTGTTTTCTTAATGGAATGCGAAGCAAAACAGATAGGGCATGATGACCGTCTTAAGAGTGAAGTACGAAATTCAAAAGATAAAGCAATTAAAGCGCCATCCCATAAGAAGAAAAAGTGA
- a CDS encoding crossover junction endodeoxyribonuclease RuvC — protein sequence MNNTILCLDLGTKTGWAIRGVDGHIFSGTVNFQSRRFEGGGMRYLRFKQWLTEMKSTAGDIDAVYFEEVRRHVGTDAAHVYGGLLATLATWCEHHQIAYEGIPVSTIKKATTGKGNASKEEMIKAMCIKGHEPKDDNEADALAILYLVKGKEDGNVY from the coding sequence ATGAATAACACAATTCTTTGTCTTGATCTAGGTACCAAAACGGGGTGGGCAATACGTGGTGTGGATGGTCACATCTTTAGTGGCACGGTCAATTTTCAATCACGCCGTTTTGAAGGCGGTGGGATGCGTTATTTGCGCTTTAAGCAATGGCTTACAGAAATGAAATCAACAGCTGGTGATATTGATGCCGTGTATTTTGAAGAGGTGAGGCGTCATGTTGGTACAGATGCGGCGCATGTTTACGGTGGTTTGTTAGCAACATTAGCAACATGGTGCGAGCATCATCAGATAGCTTATGAAGGCATCCCTGTTAGTACGATAAAGAAGGCAACGACGGGAAAGGGGAATGCCTCAAAAGAAGAGATGATTAAGGCAATGTGTATCAAAGGACACGAGCCTAAGGATGATAATGAAGCGGATGCTTTAGCAATTTTATATTTAGTGAAAGGAAAGGAGGACGGTAATGTCTATTAG
- a CDS encoding DUF1376 domain-containing protein, with amino-acid sequence MSISRVPCVRFYSNQFLKELTGLQATEKGVYTTLVLLMTEKQAPLVNNASYLAGWCGCSVRTFKKALDVLISTDHIACLENGDLWHGSASFEHGYNRFTERASKAAIARWHKHKTGEMHVN; translated from the coding sequence ATGTCTATTAGTAGAGTTCCTTGCGTAAGATTTTATTCCAATCAGTTTTTAAAAGAGCTTACAGGTTTACAAGCAACGGAGAAAGGCGTTTACACAACATTAGTGTTGCTTATGACAGAAAAGCAAGCGCCTCTTGTAAATAATGCGTCTTATTTAGCAGGCTGGTGTGGGTGTTCAGTAAGAACGTTTAAAAAGGCATTAGATGTTTTAATAAGCACGGATCATATCGCTTGTTTAGAGAATGGCGATTTATGGCATGGGTCCGCCTCTTTTGAACATGGTTATAATAGATTTACCGAGCGCGCTTCGAAAGCAGCGATAGCGAGATGGCATAAGCATAAAACAGGAGAAATGCATGTTAACTAA
- a CDS encoding DUF1376 domain-containing protein, producing the protein MLTKFPWTRLFADKWLLDIACLPAIECAIYLKLRLQMLYVGEPILNDTRALSHFTGCSVKRFEKALEYLLETGHLILQDDGHLWSFKVGEELESLSEELGKYSLNIGAKGGKYVN; encoded by the coding sequence ATGTTAACTAAATTTCCATGGACGCGTCTTTTTGCAGATAAATGGCTTCTTGATATTGCTTGTTTACCAGCGATTGAATGCGCTATTTATCTCAAATTGCGGTTGCAAATGCTTTATGTTGGTGAACCTATTTTGAATGATACACGAGCATTGTCTCATTTTACTGGTTGTTCCGTAAAAAGATTTGAAAAGGCGCTAGAGTATTTATTGGAAACTGGACACCTCATTCTTCAAGATGATGGTCATTTGTGGAGTTTTAAAGTTGGAGAGGAACTTGAATCGCTTAGTGAAGAGCTAGGTAAGTATTCCCTTAATATTGGAGCCAAGGGGGGAAAGTATGTCAACTAA
- a CDS encoding DUF1376 domain-containing protein, producing MSTKLAWVRCFPSDWISDASGMTSHQISTYMMLVLLMYKKKEPIRENVSVLARISGCSVKAFNKALDFLLSDERLIRLEDGRLWSLQVEEELNSLSEELDSFAFNNNEEMEVKYVN from the coding sequence ATGTCAACTAAGTTAGCTTGGGTTCGTTGTTTTCCTTCAGATTGGATATCTGATGCTAGTGGAATGACGTCACATCAAATATCAACTTATATGATGTTGGTGTTACTTATGTATAAGAAGAAAGAGCCAATTCGTGAGAATGTCTCTGTATTAGCACGTATTTCTGGTTGCTCAGTAAAAGCCTTTAATAAAGCGCTAGATTTTTTATTAAGTGATGAGAGGCTAATACGTTTAGAAGATGGTCGATTATGGAGTTTACAAGTTGAAGAGGAACTGAATAGCCTCAGTGAAGAGTTAGACAGTTTTGCCTTTAATAATAATGAAGAAATGGAGGTGAAATATGTCAACTAA
- a CDS encoding DUF1376 domain-containing protein — translation MSTKLAWTRLNTDQWIIDVSCMKPMEKAVYLTLSLFMRKTHEPLDEDTFLLSRYVGCSEKAFNKALTALLCTKKIIRLEDGRLWSLEVEEELNNSNENLSKASVKAAKAAKARWDEEKNNTQKMHEHKNHTSKNACAQSNDAYASKNDARAENFMLGDAHNNNINIYNKKNNTIVLSKKENDCDFENSEFVDEAYEPSEDHDCEKLADAIETVAEDQPAIHEQENIPKKAKPSRTDRGCRLPDDFEPDYDFAIAEGLPPERVKVEIAKFRDYWCSKTGANATKTNWQATWRNWVRRAIDDLTKGRNYGKPNIAQTEQQRGKSYRVAQYMSDIKNSDSAYKFLFEDDERTTIPLVTGTKTLDCRSGANYLTSQ, via the coding sequence ATGTCAACTAAGTTGGCTTGGACAAGACTTAATACTGATCAATGGATAATCGATGTTTCTTGTATGAAACCGATGGAAAAAGCTGTTTATCTTACTCTCAGTTTATTTATGCGCAAAACACATGAACCTCTTGACGAGGATACTTTCTTATTATCTCGTTATGTTGGCTGTTCAGAAAAGGCTTTCAATAAAGCACTTACTGCTTTGCTCTGTACTAAAAAAATCATACGTTTAGAAGATGGACGTTTGTGGAGTTTAGAAGTTGAAGAAGAACTCAATAATTCCAATGAAAATTTAAGCAAGGCCTCAGTAAAAGCAGCAAAAGCAGCAAAAGCAAGATGGGATGAGGAGAAAAATAACACACAAAAAATGCATGAGCATAAAAATCACACATCAAAAAATGCATGTGCACAATCGAATGATGCATATGCATCAAAAAATGATGCTCGTGCAGAAAATTTTATGCTTGGCGATGCACATAACAATAACATTAACATATATAATAAAAAAAATAACACTATCGTGTTATCAAAAAAAGAAAACGATTGCGATTTTGAAAATAGCGAATTTGTTGATGAGGCTTATGAACCATCAGAAGATCATGATTGCGAAAAGCTAGCAGATGCAATCGAAACGGTAGCAGAGGATCAACCTGCTATTCACGAGCAAGAAAACATTCCCAAAAAAGCCAAGCCGTCTAGAACTGACCGCGGCTGTCGATTACCGGACGATTTTGAACCGGATTACGATTTCGCAATTGCAGAGGGATTGCCTCCAGAACGTGTGAAAGTCGAAATCGCAAAATTCCGAGATTACTGGTGTTCAAAAACCGGAGCCAATGCAACCAAAACCAATTGGCAAGCAACATGGCGCAATTGGGTGCGAAGGGCTATTGATGATTTAACGAAAGGAAGAAATTATGGAAAACCCAATATTGCACAAACAGAACAACAGCGTGGCAAATCTTATCGAGTTGCACAATACATGTCCGATATCAAAAATTCAGACAGTGCGTACAAGTTTTTATTCGAGGACGATGAAAGAACCACCATTCCTTTGGTTACAGGGACAAAAACCCTCGATTGCAGAAGCGGAGCGAATTACCTCACTAGCCAATGA
- a CDS encoding Rha family transcriptional regulator — MQNLVTINDDGIAVTTSLKIAEGVGNTHKTVIQLVRNNRKDFEEFGRVGFEILPFKTNGGWQKREIAILNESQATLLMTYMRNNDTVRAFKKALVKAFYELKNQAIEHDLFFRDKVISYETLRTSEGIGKILGLIMRRLLHANELETELYHYKFVTNEAKRLLTNDIAQSA; from the coding sequence ATGCAAAATCTAGTTACAATCAACGATGATGGTATTGCAGTTACAACTTCTCTCAAAATTGCAGAGGGCGTGGGTAATACGCATAAAACAGTTATACAGTTAGTACGCAATAATCGTAAAGATTTTGAAGAGTTTGGAAGGGTTGGATTTGAAATCCTACCCTTTAAAACAAACGGTGGGTGGCAAAAGAGAGAAATCGCTATTCTCAATGAATCACAAGCAACTCTTCTCATGACATATATGCGCAATAATGACACGGTGCGCGCTTTCAAAAAAGCACTCGTTAAAGCTTTTTATGAATTAAAAAACCAAGCAATAGAACATGATTTGTTTTTTAGAGATAAGGTTATCTCTTATGAAACTTTAAGAACATCTGAGGGAATTGGTAAAATATTAGGATTGATAATGAGGCGTTTATTGCATGCAAATGAATTGGAAACAGAGCTTTATCATTACAAATTTGTTACAAATGAAGCAAAGCGCCTTTTAACAAATGATATTGCGCAATCTGCTTAA
- the ssb gene encoding single-stranded DNA-binding protein, translated as MLNKAILIGYLGADPESKTMQNGTEVVNFRIATCESYTDKSTNKKVEKTEWHSVVVFNQHLAKIALQYLNKGSKVYIEGQIQTRKWQDKNGIERYTTEIVLPQYKGDLKLLDSKHDDDQERVSSPYDRSYQRPLDMPRNALNDQVPF; from the coding sequence ATGCTTAATAAGGCAATTTTAATTGGCTATCTTGGTGCCGATCCCGAAAGCAAAACAATGCAGAATGGTACTGAGGTGGTTAATTTTCGTATCGCAACATGCGAAAGCTATACAGACAAAAGCACTAACAAAAAAGTAGAGAAAACAGAATGGCATTCAGTTGTGGTTTTTAATCAACACTTAGCAAAGATTGCGCTTCAGTATCTCAATAAAGGCAGTAAAGTCTATATTGAAGGGCAGATACAAACCCGAAAATGGCAAGATAAAAATGGTATTGAACGTTATACAACCGAAATTGTCTTGCCTCAGTACAAAGGTGACTTAAAGCTTTTAGACAGCAAACATGATGATGATCAAGAGCGCGTATCATCACCGTACGATAGAAGCTATCAACGCCCTCTTGATATGCCTAGAAATGCTTTAAATGATCAAGTTCCTTTTTAG
- a CDS encoding PBSX family phage terminase large subunit, with the protein MTIRQIKIVPKLIPIFSGTAAVRAAWGGRGSGKTRSFALMAALKGYQFGMGGISGTILCARQFQNSLAESSLEEIKRAIEAHDFLKDYYKVGESSIKSRDGRIAFQFSGLDRNIASIKSMGRILLCWVDEAEPVTETAWQTLIPTLREEGEGWRAELWVTWNPLRENAPVEKRFRFSDNEAIKRVEINWSDNPKFPKILNEARLDDLRNRPESYKHIWEGGYLTAVQGAYYQQEMLAAEQEGRIGRVSRDPLMQIRAFWDIGGTGAKADATAIWIAQFVGREIRVLDYYEAQGQPLSEHIGWLRQNGYEKALMVLPHDGATRDRVHNVSFESALNDAGFETQVIPNQGAGAVKMRIEAVRRILPSIWFNEETTVAGRKALNWYHEKWDEKRNIGLGAEHDWASHGADAFGLMCVAYEPPPERQKRAAYSSKREYESTSWMAE; encoded by the coding sequence ATGACGATAAGACAGATTAAGATAGTACCAAAACTGATACCAATCTTTTCAGGCACGGCAGCAGTGCGTGCGGCTTGGGGAGGGCGGGGTTCAGGCAAGACAAGATCATTTGCCTTGATGGCGGCTTTAAAGGGCTATCAATTTGGTATGGGAGGGATATCGGGGACTATCCTTTGTGCACGTCAATTTCAGAATTCGCTCGCAGAAAGTTCTTTGGAGGAGATCAAACGCGCTATTGAAGCCCATGATTTCTTAAAGGACTATTATAAGGTTGGGGAGTCTTCAATTAAGTCTCGTGATGGTCGTATCGCCTTTCAGTTTTCAGGTCTAGACCGTAATATAGCAAGCATTAAGTCGATGGGGCGTATTTTGCTTTGTTGGGTTGATGAGGCGGAACCGGTCACTGAGACAGCTTGGCAAACGCTAATACCGACTTTACGTGAGGAAGGTGAGGGATGGCGTGCAGAATTATGGGTGACGTGGAACCCATTGCGTGAGAATGCGCCGGTTGAGAAGCGGTTTCGCTTTTCCGATAATGAGGCGATTAAGCGTGTTGAGATCAACTGGTCAGATAATCCGAAGTTCCCAAAGATCTTAAATGAAGCACGTTTGGATGATCTGAGGAACCGTCCAGAGAGCTATAAGCATATTTGGGAAGGGGGGTATTTAACCGCTGTTCAGGGTGCTTATTATCAACAAGAGATGTTGGCAGCCGAGCAGGAGGGGCGGATAGGGCGTGTTTCTCGTGACCCTTTGATGCAGATACGAGCCTTTTGGGATATTGGGGGCACGGGCGCCAAGGCAGATGCGACGGCAATCTGGATAGCACAGTTTGTAGGTCGCGAAATCAGGGTCCTTGATTATTACGAAGCACAGGGGCAACCGTTATCGGAGCACATAGGCTGGTTGCGTCAAAATGGCTATGAGAAGGCGTTGATGGTGTTACCCCATGATGGTGCGACCAGAGACCGTGTGCACAATGTGAGTTTTGAGAGCGCCTTGAATGATGCGGGTTTTGAAACGCAGGTTATTCCCAATCAGGGAGCCGGTGCTGTAAAGATGCGTATAGAGGCAGTGCGACGGATATTACCGTCAATTTGGTTTAACGAAGAGACGACCGTAGCAGGGCGCAAAGCACTGAATTGGTATCACGAGAAATGGGATGAGAAGCGCAATATTGGTTTGGGCGCAGAGCATGATTGGGCAAGTCATGGGGCAGATGCCTTTGGCTTAATGTGTGTTGCTTATGAACCACCACCAGAAAGGCAGAAACGAGCAGCCTATAGTAGTAAAAGAGAATATGAGAGCACCTCATGGATGGCAGAATGA
- a CDS encoding portal protein translates to MDGRMMQDQDDERLKQEDGKASDLSSDCLFRKLVSWYKEDLEHVNKWREHAREDFAFYNGDQWNEKDLSVLKEQRRPVMTFNRIAPLVNAVVGSERNNKREVQFIPRQIGKALPSELLTGAAEWFRDMAHAEYADSDAFQDAVICGMGWTDTRLDYENNPDGEPVITRLDPLKMVWDSASVQPNLTDAQRMWYVDRKPLEVARQMFPKSHWTELNADWARDGVGYEGVHHNDLEYYSDEKSVDVENGRRMVTLVECRWFEHETAYKAPDLETGELRDYSKEEFEQLCCMMPDIQGVQFNKKVVKRAFLGRKLLLEPDQPLVPAGQLGWECITGYFDKINRQFYGVVRPTKDPQRWANKYFSQIMYILNSQSKGGIMAERGAFENEAEAARSLARADSLTWTKPNALAQGKIQPKPVAQFPAGFFQLFNEAKEAINQVTGLSPEFIGTREVTQAGILEAQRRQSSLNLLACLFDGLRLYRKRQGKIILHLIQNYLSDGRLVRISGEENAQYIPLTREAVMSVDYDIVVDDAPTSPNEKERTFGIITQLLPLLQNAITPDIMLDLLRYSPLPASLLNRVSERFQQQQQMAQQQQQMNPEQEMNLQEKQQDIATKAQMQQMDLQGKQIDLYMRQERAKLEAELMKEKHELERQRILNEQMHNQIMRSRTEAYRARSI, encoded by the coding sequence ATGGATGGCAGAATGATGCAAGATCAAGATGACGAGCGTTTAAAGCAGGAAGACGGCAAGGCTTCTGATCTGTCCAGTGACTGTTTGTTTCGCAAGCTTGTCAGTTGGTACAAAGAAGATTTAGAGCATGTGAATAAATGGCGTGAACATGCGCGTGAAGATTTTGCTTTCTACAATGGTGATCAGTGGAATGAGAAGGACTTATCGGTTTTAAAAGAGCAACGCCGCCCTGTTATGACCTTTAACCGGATTGCCCCGCTTGTGAATGCAGTTGTAGGCTCTGAACGCAATAACAAACGAGAAGTGCAGTTTATTCCGAGACAAATAGGCAAGGCGTTGCCAAGTGAACTGCTTACCGGAGCAGCGGAATGGTTTCGTGATATGGCACACGCAGAATATGCCGATTCCGATGCTTTTCAGGATGCTGTCATTTGTGGAATGGGGTGGACCGATACACGGCTTGATTATGAGAATAATCCTGATGGGGAGCCGGTTATCACGCGTTTAGACCCGTTGAAAATGGTTTGGGACAGTGCCTCTGTTCAACCAAATTTAACCGATGCGCAACGGATGTGGTATGTTGACCGCAAGCCTTTGGAAGTTGCAAGGCAAATGTTTCCAAAATCCCATTGGACAGAACTGAATGCAGATTGGGCACGAGATGGTGTTGGTTATGAAGGGGTGCACCATAATGATCTTGAATATTACAGTGATGAGAAAAGCGTTGATGTTGAGAACGGTCGACGAATGGTCACGCTTGTTGAATGCCGTTGGTTTGAACACGAAACCGCTTACAAGGCACCTGATTTAGAGACAGGAGAACTTCGTGATTATAGCAAGGAGGAATTTGAACAGCTTTGTTGTATGATGCCGGATATTCAAGGGGTTCAGTTCAATAAAAAGGTTGTGAAACGCGCCTTTTTGGGCAGGAAGCTTTTGTTAGAGCCTGATCAACCGCTCGTTCCTGCTGGTCAATTGGGTTGGGAGTGTATTACCGGTTATTTTGATAAGATCAACCGGCAGTTTTATGGTGTTGTGCGACCGACAAAAGACCCGCAACGTTGGGCAAATAAGTACTTTAGTCAGATTATGTATATTCTCAATAGCCAATCCAAGGGTGGTATCATGGCAGAGCGGGGGGCTTTTGAGAATGAGGCAGAGGCGGCAAGAAGTCTTGCAAGAGCAGACAGTCTTACATGGACTAAACCTAACGCATTGGCACAAGGTAAAATCCAACCCAAACCTGTAGCACAGTTTCCAGCAGGTTTTTTCCAGCTGTTTAATGAAGCAAAGGAGGCAATCAATCAGGTTACGGGTTTATCACCTGAATTTATTGGCACAAGGGAAGTGACACAAGCAGGTATTCTTGAAGCACAAAGGCGTCAATCAAGTCTCAATCTGCTTGCTTGTTTGTTTGATGGCTTACGTTTGTATCGTAAGCGGCAAGGAAAGATTATCCTCCATTTGATTCAGAATTATTTGTCAGATGGTCGTTTGGTGAGGATATCAGGGGAAGAGAATGCACAATATATTCCCTTAACCCGTGAAGCAGTGATGAGTGTAGATTATGATATTGTTGTTGATGATGCACCGACCAGCCCGAATGAGAAAGAACGTACCTTCGGTATTATCACCCAGCTGTTACCGTTGCTTCAAAATGCCATTACACCAGATATCATGCTTGATTTGTTGCGTTATTCGCCTCTACCTGCGTCGTTACTCAATCGCGTGAGTGAAAGATTCCAACAGCAACAACAGATGGCACAACAGCAGCAGCAAATGAATCCAGAACAGGAAATGAATTTGCAAGAAAAGCAGCAAGACATTGCGACAAAAGCGCAAATGCAACAGATGGATTTACAAGGCAAGCAGATAGATCTGTATATGCGTCAGGAAAGAGCGAAATTAGAAGCAGAATTAATGAAAGAGAAGCATGAATTGGAGCGGCAACGCATTTTGAATGAGCAAATGCACAATCAGATTATGCGGTCCAGAACAGAAGCATATAGAGCACGCAGCATTTAG
- a CDS encoding N4-gp56 family major capsid protein — protein MATTNIGINEPHALKTWARMLDAEVSKATPIAPLMGKGSNSIIQVKTETQKGKGDCITFSLRAQLAGRGVSEGETLEGNEEALQFLHDKLYINELYHGTRIPNEGTIDTQRTLFNLREEAKNSLSDWYADRLSLMFFIHACGYTANRLHFEGDLIDLDPLYYGFNTPIAPSSKRIVRPDSKTKDEDLTEKAKHSFNLKLIDEAVQCAKLANPKIRPVRVNGESVYVLYLHPIQVTQLRTNTETGQWLDIQKAAYTGSRAKNPIFDGSLGMYNGVILRESEHVTNGVKSTDSTRVAGVRRAVLLGAQSVVMAFGKGYGDTRYKIEEETFDYKREYGFGVHTIIGMKKTCFQMPGRAQGAQDFGTIVIPTYTGEVDAN, from the coding sequence ATGGCAACAACCAATATAGGGATTAATGAACCCCATGCATTAAAAACATGGGCAAGAATGCTGGATGCGGAGGTATCAAAGGCAACCCCGATTGCTCCATTAATGGGCAAGGGCTCCAATAGCATTATTCAGGTCAAAACAGAGACACAGAAAGGCAAAGGAGATTGTATAACCTTTAGCCTTCGTGCGCAATTAGCAGGTCGTGGTGTGAGTGAGGGCGAAACGCTTGAAGGAAACGAAGAAGCGCTCCAATTCCTCCATGATAAATTGTATATCAATGAACTCTATCATGGCACGCGCATTCCCAATGAAGGGACGATTGATACGCAACGCACTTTGTTTAATTTGCGCGAAGAAGCCAAAAACAGTTTATCGGATTGGTATGCTGACCGTTTGAGTTTGATGTTTTTCATTCATGCTTGTGGCTACACAGCCAATAGGCTTCATTTTGAAGGGGATTTGATTGATCTTGACCCACTTTACTATGGGTTTAATACGCCGATTGCCCCAAGTAGTAAGCGCATTGTGCGTCCAGATAGCAAAACCAAGGATGAAGACCTTACAGAGAAAGCCAAACATAGCTTTAATCTTAAATTGATCGATGAAGCGGTTCAATGTGCAAAACTTGCAAACCCTAAGATTAGACCGGTTCGTGTGAATGGCGAAAGTGTCTATGTTTTATATTTGCATCCCATCCAAGTAACGCAATTGCGTACAAATACAGAAACGGGTCAGTGGCTTGATATTCAGAAAGCAGCTTATACCGGTTCACGTGCTAAAAACCCAATTTTTGATGGTTCTTTGGGCATGTATAACGGTGTGATTTTACGGGAATCTGAACATGTGACCAATGGTGTCAAATCAACGGATAGTACTCGCGTTGCAGGGGTTCGTCGTGCTGTTCTTCTTGGAGCCCAGAGCGTTGTTATGGCTTTCGGCAAGGGTTATGGCGATACACGCTATAAGATTGAAGAAGAAACTTTCGATTACAAACGTGAATATGGTTTTGGTGTTCATACGATTATAGGCATGAAGAAAACCTGTTTCCAAATGCCCGGAAGAGCCCAAGGCGCACAAGATTTTGGCACGATTGTCATTCCCACCTACACCGGTGAAGTTGACGCGAATTAA
- a CDS encoding addiction module antidote protein, whose product MKLKTFNFEKHLTTPESQEVFLNEAFKTGDAAHIADALGIVARAQNMSALAKETNRERSGLYRSLSKTGDPRLSTLVAVLSALNLQLSVQSTP is encoded by the coding sequence ATGAAATTGAAAACCTTTAACTTTGAAAAACACCTCACAACACCAGAATCTCAAGAAGTCTTTTTAAACGAAGCCTTCAAAACTGGTGATGCTGCGCATATCGCAGATGCTCTTGGTATCGTTGCCCGCGCTCAAAATATGAGTGCATTAGCAAAGGAAACAAACCGTGAACGCAGTGGTTTATATCGCTCCCTTAGCAAAACGGGTGACCCTAGACTTTCTACTTTAGTTGCTGTGCTCTCTGCCCTTAATTTGCAATTAAGCGTACAATCTACTCCATAA
- a CDS encoding type II toxin-antitoxin system RelE/ParE family toxin, whose product MVAIIKTTDEFDEWLEKLKDRKAADIILARLHKIRSGLLGDVKFFHGIGELRIHYGAGYRIYFTQKGNKIIILLCGGDKSTQSKDIQKALSLLEDLKNEIENL is encoded by the coding sequence ATGGTAGCGATAATAAAAACAACAGATGAATTTGATGAATGGTTAGAAAAGCTTAAAGACAGAAAAGCTGCCGATATAATTCTTGCAAGACTTCATAAAATTCGTTCAGGGCTTTTAGGTGATGTTAAATTTTTTCATGGTATAGGTGAATTACGTATCCACTATGGCGCGGGTTACAGGATTTATTTCACTCAAAAAGGTAATAAAATCATTATATTGCTTTGTGGTGGTGACAAATCCACACAATCCAAAGATATTCAAAAAGCCTTATCTCTCTTGGAGGACCTTAAAAATGAAATTGAAAACCTTTAA